The following DNA comes from Alienimonas californiensis.
GGCCGTCCCGCTGAACGGCGACTGGTCGTGGAACTGGGAGCGGGTCGAGGCGGTCAAACAGCGGGCGAGGCTGTTCTTCGTGCCGGTGCCGAACTCCCCCAGCGGCACGGTCTGGCCGGCGGAGACGCTCGAACGGCTGATCCCCGACGACGGGCTGCTGATTCTCGACGGCGCCTACGCGGACTTCGAGGACGGCCGGCTGGGGCTCGATCTGCTGAACGGCCCCCACGGCGACCGCATCGTGCTGACGCGGACGCTGTCGAAGTCCTACGGGCTGGCGGGACTGCGGATGGGCTTCGCCGCGGCCCGGCCGGAGGTGATCGCGGCGATGGCGAAGGTGAAGGATTCCTACAACTGCGACACGCTGGCCCTCGCCGGCGGCGCCGCGGCCCTGCGGGATGCGGACTGGCTCGACGAGACCGTGCGGACGGTGTTGGCCGAGCGGGAACGGCTGACGGACGGCCTGACGGCCCTCGGCTTCGACGTGCAGCCCAGCGGCGGGAACTTCGTCTTCTGCACCCACCCCGACGGCCAGCACAGCGCCCGCTTCGACATGCTGAAGGAGCGTCGCATCCTCGTCCGCTACTTCGCCTTCAAAGCGTGGCCGGACGGCACGCCGGACGGCCTGCGGATCACCGTGGGCACGCCGGCAGAAACGGACGCGTTGCTGACGGCCCTCGAATCGTTCGCGGTCTAAGCCGGACGCCTGCGTCCGGCTCGGGTACTGTGATGCGATGCCCGATCCACGCACCGCGACCATCGACCGTGAAACCGGCGAGACGACCGTCTCGCTGACGCTGAACCTTGACGGCTCCGGCGCGCACGACGTCGCCACGGGCGTCGGGTTTCTCGATCACATGCTGGAACTGTTCGCCCGGCACGGGTTGGTCGACCTCACGGTGAAGGCGACCGGCGACGTGCACGTCGACTTCCATCACACCACCGAGGACGTCGGCATCTGCCTGGGCCGCGCGTTGAAGGAGGCGGTCGGGGAGAAGACCGGAATCGTGCGGTACGGCTCAATCGCGCTGCCGATGGAGGACGCTCTGGTCACCGTCGCGCTGGACCTGTCCGGCCGGCCGATGCTGGTGTGGGACGTGGCCTTCCCGGCCGCGAAGGTGGGCGACTTCGATACGGAACTGGTGCGGGAGTTCTGGCAGGCCGTGGCGAACGCGGCGGGGTTGAATCTGCACTGCGTGCTGCATCACGGGATCAACGCGCATCACATCGCCGAGGCGGTGTTCAAAGGCTGCGCCCGCAGTCTGCGGGCGGCGGTCGCCGTCGATCCGCGGCAAACCGGGGTGCCGAGCAGCAAGGGCGTGCTGTGAGGCGCCGTTCCCGTACGGAACACGGACTATTCAGACCCTGTCGACCTGGGATGAAACGGCACGGATCGGCGGTCGCCTGCGGCGGCCTCCGACCTTAGACTGACGAATCCGACACGCCGGAGTTCCCGGCTCGCCCGGACTGCCGGAAGCGCTTTGATGACCGACGCCGCGTTCGTCCGCCGCCCGTTGCCGGGGTTCTGCCGCACCCTGCTGTTCGCGGCGTCCCTGCTGGCCGCCCTCGCGGTCGCGACCTCCGCGCGGGGCCAGGATTTCGGCGGACCCGTCGCCCCGTCGAATCCCGCCGTCGGGGACGCCGCCGCGGCTCCCGGCGCCGACCCGGCCGCCGCGGCTGACGCCGTTCCCGGCGGAGTCATCGATCCGAATCAACTCCCCCCGCACCCCGGCGGCTTCTGGCGGGGAAACGGGCCGGGGCAGCAGGTCGGCTTCTACTTCGCCCTGCCGTTGCTGGCGCTCGTGCTGGGGGCGTTCTTCCTGTGGGTCGCGACGACCGCGTGGGCGGATCAGGACGCGACGAGCCTGAAGGTGCGGCCGGAGTTCTGGTCCACCCTGCTGATGCTCGGGGGGATTTTGGGGATGGGGGCGATCATTTGCCTGCCGAACCTGCTGATGGGCGTGGTCGGCTACCTAGTGTTCGCCGGGGGGCCGTTGACGGCGTACATCGTCGAACGCAACGCCCGGGTGCCGGACAGCGGCAAGGTGATGACCAAGCGGCACCTCTCGAAGGTGCTGAACCAGTGGCTCAACAAGGTCGGCATGGGCCTGCCGACCGGCGGCGGGAAGACCGAACAGACCTTCGGACCGCCGATCACGTTCATGGGCAAAAGCTCCACCGGCAACAAGTACTCCACCGCCAGCGCCCGCAAGGTGGAGAGCAGCAAGGGCTACGTCGCCGCCAAGGAACTGATCTACGACGCCATCCTCCGCCGCAGCACCGACGTGCACCTCGAACCGCAGGAGGAGGAGATGAGCGTCCGCGTGCGGGTCGACGGGGCGATGTACCCCGCCGAGCCGTTCGACCGGCCCACCGGCGAGGGGATCGTCAATATCTTTAAGGTACTCTCCGCGATGGACATCACGGAGAAGCGTCGCCCGCAGGACGGCAGCTTCCGGGCCGATCTGGACGGGCGGATGATCGACTTCCGGATCGCCACCGCCGGCACGCGGCACGGCGAGAAGATGTCCCTGCGCATCCTCGACCAGTCCAACGCCGTCTCCAGCCTGCAACGGCTGGGCATGCGGAAGGGCCTGCGGGAGCGGTTGGAGGAACTGATCAACGAGCCGCACGGCATGGTCCTGTGCAGCGGCCCGACCGGCGCCGGCAAAAGCACCACGCTGTACGCCTCGCTCAACGCGATCGACAAGCTGCAGCGGAACGTGATCACGATCGAGGACCCCGTCGAATACCAGATGGACGGGATCAACCAGATCGAGATCAACACCAAAGCCGGCCAGACGTTCGCCGGCACCCTCCGCAGCGTGCTCCGCCAGGACCCGGACGTCGTCCTGCTGGGCGAAATCCGGGACAAGGAGACCGCGGAGATCGCCTGCCAGGCGGCGAACACCGGGCACATGGTGTTCAGCACCGTGCACGCCAACGACAGCATCACGGCCCTGTTCCGGCTGATCGAACTGGGCGTGGAGCCGTTCATGATCTCGAACAGCCTGACGGCGATCGTCGGGCAGCGGCTCGTCCGCCGCCTGTGCGAGCAGTGCAAGCAGGCCTATCAGCCCAAGCCGGAACTGGTGAAGAAGGCCGGCCTGCCGGTGGACAAGATCGAGGCCTTCTACCGTCCCCCCCGGGCCGAAAGCGGCGCCTGCCCGAAGTGCGGCGGGCTCGGCTACATGGGCCGGGTGGGCGTGTACGAGGTGCTCGAGATCAACGACCGGATCCGCGATCTGATCCGCGACAAAGCCGCCGCCAGTCAGATCCGGGCCGAGGCCCGCAAGAACGGGATGCTCAACATGCGTGAGGAGGGCCTGCGCCTGGTCGTCCGCGGCGTGACCAGCATTGAAGAGCTCCTCAAGGTCGTGAAGTGACGACCGCCGTCGCAGATCCCCTCGCCGGGCTGGAGGAAGTTCCCTGGGCGGACCTCACCCACGCCTACGGCTCGGCCTCCGACGTCCCGGACCTGCTCCGGACCCTGGTGTCCGGGCCGGAGGAGGCCGCGGAGCGGGCGATCCACGACCTGTTCGGCAACGTCTGGCATCAGGGCACGGTCTATCCGGCGACGCCGCACGCGGTGCCGTTCCTGCTTCGTTTGCTGGAGCAGGGCCGGCCGTGGGCGGAGCAGATCGCCGTGCTGCTCGGCGAGATCGCCGACGGCCACGGGTACATGCTGGTGCACGCCGCCGCCCTCCCCTCGCTGCGGCCGACCTACGAAAAGATCGCTGCCGACCGTGGAACGACGCTCGCGGCGGAGATGGCCGCAGAACGGACGGTGATCGCCGCCTGTCGGTCCGCCGTCGCCGCGGGGGCGGAGGCGCTGGCCCCGTTCCTCCGGCACGTCGAGGGCTCCGTCGGGGACGAATACGTCGTCCGCGAAACTGTGTGCCGGGGACTGGCCCGCTGCGTCGAGGACCGGCCGGAGTTGAAGGCGTGGGTTCTCGAAGCCTTGGCCGACGAGACCGACCCGAGAATGCCCGCCGAGTTGGACGGACGAGTGGACGATTTGCCGTGGCTCGCCGCGGCGGTGACATCAAAACGCGCACGCCTCGGCCCGGCCGAGTGGGAGACGACTGATGATTGACCTGATCCTGCTCGCCCTCTGGGGCGGCGTGACCTACTTCGTGGCGAACGAGGGCGCCCTCGGGGCGGTGACCACGTTCTTCTGCGTGGTGCTGTCCGGCCTGTTGGCGATGAACTTCTTCGAGCCGCTGGCCGAGGCGATCGGCGGGTCCGACTTTCTGCGGGAGCGGGCGGACGTGATCTGCCTGCTGGGGCTGTTCGCCGCGTTCGTGACCGGCATGCGGCTGGCGTGCGAACAGATCGCCCCCCGGCTGCTCGAACTGCCCGCCCCCGCCTATCACGGTTTGCGGTGGGTCTTCGGCGCCGCGACCGGGTACGTGACGATGGCGATCCTGCTGACGGCCCTGCACGTCTCCCCGCTGCCGCGGACGTTCCTCGGGTTCGCCCCGGAACGCGGCTTCAGCAAGCCCGGGGGGAACCTGTTCGACGTCGACGCCCCGGACCGCCGCTGGCTGGCGTTCACTCGGTACGTCTCGCTCAACCCGCTGAAAAAGGGCGGGGGGAACCGGTTGGAGGACGGCAACGGGACGTTGCTGAACACCCTCAGCGGGTTCGACAACCGCACCGGCTACGGCTGGGACGCCGTGACCAGCGACGGCTCCCACGCGGCGACGAAGTCGATGCCTTCTTTCGTGATCCGCTACGCCGACCGCCGGGCCAACGGCGCCGGCGCCGCCCCGGCCGCCCCCGCCGCCCCGGCCCCCGGCGCCCAGCGATCGACCGGCCCCGCGTTCTGAGCGCCCCCGGCACAAAGCCGACCTACGAAAACGCCCCGCGTTCCTTCCGGAACGCGGGGCGAATCGTTTCGCCACAGCCGAAGTCGGCGATCAACTGCCCGCCGCGGCGTCCTTCTCGGGGGCGGGCGGCGTGATGAGGTAGGTCGTTCCGCCGATCCGCACCAGCGCCGGCTCGGCCTGACTCAGCAGGGGGGCGAAGCGTTCGCCGGCCTCCTTCGCCAGCTTGAACCAGGCGTCGGTGAACTGCTCCACTTCGACCGGGTCCTTCTGCTGCTCCTCGGTGAGGCCGCTCTGTTCCCAGCGGCCCTTCTTGAAGAACAGCGTCTCCCCGGCGACCCGCTGCACGCGCTGGCGGGGTTCCTCCTGGAGCCCCTCGATCTCATCTCCGGCAACGACGCTGCCGGCCCCGTTCCTCTGGCCCGGCTGAGCCGAGGGCGCCGGGGCTCCCCCGCCGAAGGCGCCGCCGCCGAAGCCGCCGCCGCCGAGCCCGCCCATCCCGCCGCCCATGCGGCCGCTGCGCGAGTAAAAGCCGCGGTCGCTCTGCGGACGGATGGCGCCCGACACGGGCCCGCTCATTCCGAGCGAGGACGAGTTCGCCGGCGACGCCGCCTGCTCGCTCGCCCGGAAGGACTGCTTGGCGGCCCGCTGGTTCACACCGAAGGCGCCGTCCGTCTGGGCGAGGCCGCGCTCCAGGTTCTCCCGAGCCAAGCCGCGGTTCACGGCGACGGCGTTCAGGTCCACGTCTTCTTCCGCCAAGAACGCCGTGTAGGGGGTGAGGATGCCGTACCGCTGCGAAAGCGTGACGAGTTCCTCCACCAGTTCCGGGTTCTCGCCGTCGAGGTCGATCCGGTTCAGCAGTTCGCCGATCCGCCGGGTCGCCCATAGGGCGGGAAGGAAGTCGGCAGCGTCGTCCGAGTCCTTCGGCAACGTGACGGGAAGGGAGAAGCTGAGTTGCTCCCCGTCCCCGGCCGTCGAGGTCCCGGTGAGGGTGAAGGTGCCCTCCAGGTCCTTTTTGTTCGCCCCGTACCGGCCGACGATGGACAGCTGCTGGCCGGAGAACAGGTCCGGCAGGTCGCCGGGCAGCACGCGGTTCAGCAGCGAATCGGCGTCACCGCCCTTCTTTTCGAAATCCAGCGTGAGGCCGGTCAGCACCGGGGCGGCGATCTTGGCGTACAGGTCGGAGACGCTGGCTTCGACGTCCTCCTCCGGGGCGACGTAGGCGCTGACGCCGCGGCCGCCGCCGGAGAGCCGGTCCAGCAGGCGGGCGTTCACGTCGTAGCCCACGCCGAAGGTGAACAGCCGGGCCTTCACGGCGTCGTCGGTCACTTGATTGGCGTCGGCGACGTTCTTGGCGATCTGCTGTTCGTCGGTCACGCCGCTGGTCGGCTGGCCGTCGGTGAGGAACAGCAGGTACGTGGGGCGATCGCCGACGCCCTCCTCGGAGGGCTTGGGGATCATCTCCAGCGCTTTGGTGAGGGCGGCGTTGATGTCCGTGCCGCCGCCGCTGCGAAGGTTGTTCACGAACGCCTGCCCGGCGTTGCGGCCGTCGGCGTCGCCCTTCTCCAGTTCGGGGCGGAAGCTGTTCACCGTGCTGCTGTAGGCGATCACGTTGAAGGTATCCCCCTCCCGCAACCGGCCGACGATGAAGGAGGCCGCGTTGCGGGCCTGCTCCATCTTTTCCCCGGCCATGCTGCCGGAGGTGTCGATGACCAACACGATCGTGCGTTCCGGCGGGGCGGCGTCCGGTTTCGGCACCTCCGGGGCGGCGAGCAGCAGGAAGAAGCCGTCGTCGTCCGTGGACTTCTCTTTATCCTCCTTGGAGGCGTCCGGGTCGCGGAAGGTCAGCACGTTCAGACCGACCAGCCCCTCGGCCGTGCCGAACAGCAGGCGCACGTCCTCACGCCCGCTGACGTTCTCCAGCTTCAATTTTGCGGAGGCCGTTTTGTCCGTCGGCCGGTCCACCTCGACGGCGTGCGTCGGGCTGTAGACGACCTTCAGCGGGGACTCCGTGGTGATGCTGGCCGAGACCTCCACCTTCTTCGCCCCCACGCCGTTGGAGCCGGCGGAGCCGATCGGCAACGTTAGGTCGATCAGCCCCTCGCGCACGCCCAGCAGTTGGGTGTACCGCAGTTGCACGGTGCGGCTGGCGTCCTTAGGGATCGGAAACACGCTGGTGCGGTACAGGCCGTAGCCGGCGTACTCCAGCAGGGCGGGATCGCGGTTGCGGCGGACGATCGCCTCGTAGGTTTCCCGGGCCTCGCCGGCTTTTTGAAGGGTGCCGGTGAGCTCTTTGCCGTCGACGAGCAACGTCAGTTCCCGCACCGCGGCATTGGGCGGGACCGGGAACAGCAACCGGGCCTCCAGCGGTTGCGAGCCGGTGTTCTTGAAGGTCTGCGACAGCCGGACAGAGGCGTTCTGGCCGGTGACGTCCGCGTGGGCCGTCAGTTCCGTCACCTCCCAGGTGGCGGGAAATCCGGGGCGGGGGGCGTCCGTCAGTTCCAGCAGGGCCTGAGCGGGAGCCTGCGGCGCGAGCCAGCCCACGCAGGCCGCGGCGAGCAGGGCGGGCAGCGCTGCCGAGAACCGGGAACGAAGGGGCGGGGGGCGGAACATGAGTTGATCCGGGCGAGTGCGGGGAGAACCGGCGGCGAGCCGCCACCGTACCGGGCGCGGACGTTCCGAAGGCGACGAAAGTTCCGCCCGATCCGCTCCGGGATGCCGATTTCGCTTTCCCCCCGCGGCGGGGATCGGCACCTTGGGCCGCGCCCGCTTCCCGACCCACACCGCCCGCATGGCCGCCGCCGCCGACCGCCCCGACGACGCCCCCGCCGCCCGCCGGAAAGGCAAAAACGTGCTGGGCGGGCCGCTCAGGGACTGCTCGCACGACCCGCTGACCGGCTGGCACCGCGACGGCTGCTGTGCGACCGGCCCCGGCGACGCCGGCGTGCACGTGGTTTGTGCGGTGATGACGGACGAGTTTCTGGCGTTCAGCAAGGCCCGCGGCAACGACCTGTCCACGCCGATGCCGATGCACCAGTTCCCCGGCCTGAAGGCCGGCGATCACTGGTGCCTGTGCGCCCCCCGCTGGAAGGAAGCCTTCGACGCCGGGCAGGCCCCGCAGGTGGTCCTGGAAGCGACCCACATGGCGACGCTGGAGTACGCCTCGCTGGAGGAACTCCAGCAGCACGCCTTCGCGTGACGACGGTTAGTCCCGGCTCCGACGCCGCGAGTCCGCTTGGCGAGAATACGGCGGGCGAGAAATCAGCCGGCGAGCGTGCGGCCGGAGAAGGCGTGAAGGTGGAGGGCCGCTGGGTCGGGATCGCGTTGCTGCTCGCCACGGCGACGCTGTGGAGCCTGGCCGGGGTCGCGGTGAAGGTCGCGGGGGTGGAACCGCTGGCGTTCACCTCCCTCCGCAGCGTCGGGGCGGCCCTCATCATGCTGCCGCTGTTGGGGTTCGGGGCGACCCTGACCGGCTCCGCTCGGCCGGCTGCGCGTCTGATGTGGCCGACGGCGCTCTGCTACACGGTGATGGTGGGGGCGTTCATCGTCGCCTCCGCCGTCGGCACCGCGGCGGAGGCCATCCTGCTGCAATACTCGGCCCCCGCCTGGGCCGCCGTGATGGCCTGGGGGCTGCTGGGGCGCCGTATCACCCGGGTCCAACTGGCGGCCCTGGGCTGCGCCGCGGCGGGGGTCGGCGTGTTGCTGTTCCACCTCTGGAGCGAAGACCGCCCGAGCGGTCCGCTGGCGCCGGCGCTGGCCCTGCTGTCCGGGGTGGGCTACGCGGGGGTGATCGTCGGGCTGGACGCGGTGGACCTCGACGCCCGCCGCCGCACCGGCGGACCGGTGAACGTCGCGGCGGTCGTACTGTGGAATAATGCCCTCGCCGCGGCGGTCCTCCTGCCGTGGGCCGGGCGGCGGGGCGAGTTGTCGCTGTCCGCGGCGACGGTCGCCGGGTTGCTCGCGCTCGGCGTCTTGCAGATGGCGCTGCCGTACGTGCTGTTTCAACTCGGCCTGCGACGGGTCGGGCCGGTCGCGGCGGGGCTCATCCTGCTGATCGAGCCGGTGCTGAACCCGCTGTGGGCCTACCTCGGCGCCGGCGAACGACCGCCCCCGGGGTCCTACCTCGGCGGCGGGCTGATCGTCGCCGCGGTGGCGATCACCGTCCTCGCCGGCCGCCGGCGACGGCTTCCTCCCACCTGAGCGCCGGGTCGTTCAGGGCACCACGCCGTGCTTCTGAAGTCGGCTGTAGAAGGTGCTCCGCGGCAGGCCGAGCCGGCGGGCCGCCCGTGACTTGTTCCCTTCGCAGGCCTCCAGCGCGGAAACCAGCCGCCGTTTCTCCGCCTCTTCCCGGCTGACCGACGCCGGCCGCTCCGGCGGGGCCGGGGTCCGCTCTGCGGGGGCCGCGGGCGGCGCCGGCGTCGCCTCGAACGGCATCCGCTCCGCCGCCGGCGGCGTCCGGGGCCGCGGCGGGGCGGGGGAGGGAACCTCCGCGTCCGGATCGCGGAGCGGGGCGAGTTCCGCCGGCAGATCGGCGAGGGTGACGGTGTCGGACTCCGCCAGGACGACCGCCCGCTCCATCGTGTTGCGCAATTCCCGGACGTTCCCCGGCCAAAGGTGCCGCAGCAGGACGGCCTCGGCGTCCGGGTGAATGCGGGTGACGGCCCGATCCTGTTTGCGGGCCGCCTCGTGCAGGAAGGAATCCGCCAGATCGAGCAGATCCTCCTTCCGCGTCCGCAACGGTGGGAGTTCGATCGGCAGAACGTTCAGGCGATAAAACAGGTCCTCGCGGAACGTGCCCGCCGCGATCATTGCGTTCAGGTCGCGGTGGGTCGCGGCGATGACCCGCACGTCGACCGAGATCGGCTTGTCCCCGCCGACCCGCTCGAACGTGCGTTCCTGCAACGCCCGGAGCAGCTTGACCTGCGTTTCCGCGGGCACCTCGCCGATCTCGTCGAGGAACAGCGTGCCGCCGTCGGCCTGCTCGAACCGCCCCGGACGATCGCGGTCGGCGCCGGTGAAGGCACCTTTGACGTGGCCGAACAGTTCGCTCTCCAGCAGAGCCGGAGAGAGAGCGGCGCAATGCACCGCGACCAGCGGCCCTGCGGC
Coding sequences within:
- a CDS encoding VIT domain-containing protein — protein: MFRPPPLRSRFSAALPALLAAACVGWLAPQAPAQALLELTDAPRPGFPATWEVTELTAHADVTGQNASVRLSQTFKNTGSQPLEARLLFPVPPNAAVRELTLLVDGKELTGTLQKAGEARETYEAIVRRNRDPALLEYAGYGLYRTSVFPIPKDASRTVQLRYTQLLGVREGLIDLTLPIGSAGSNGVGAKKVEVSASITTESPLKVVYSPTHAVEVDRPTDKTASAKLKLENVSGREDVRLLFGTAEGLVGLNVLTFRDPDASKEDKEKSTDDDGFFLLLAAPEVPKPDAAPPERTIVLVIDTSGSMAGEKMEQARNAASFIVGRLREGDTFNVIAYSSTVNSFRPELEKGDADGRNAGQAFVNNLRSGGGTDINAALTKALEMIPKPSEEGVGDRPTYLLFLTDGQPTSGVTDEQQIAKNVADANQVTDDAVKARLFTFGVGYDVNARLLDRLSGGGRGVSAYVAPEEDVEASVSDLYAKIAAPVLTGLTLDFEKKGGDADSLLNRVLPGDLPDLFSGQQLSIVGRYGANKKDLEGTFTLTGTSTAGDGEQLSFSLPVTLPKDSDDAADFLPALWATRRIGELLNRIDLDGENPELVEELVTLSQRYGILTPYTAFLAEEDVDLNAVAVNRGLARENLERGLAQTDGAFGVNQRAAKQSFRASEQAASPANSSSLGMSGPVSGAIRPQSDRGFYSRSGRMGGGMGGLGGGGFGGGAFGGGAPAPSAQPGQRNGAGSVVAGDEIEGLQEEPRQRVQRVAGETLFFKKGRWEQSGLTEEQQKDPVEVEQFTDAWFKLAKEAGERFAPLLSQAEPALVRIGGTTYLITPPAPEKDAAAGS
- a CDS encoding CvpA family protein; the protein is MIDLILLALWGGVTYFVANEGALGAVTTFFCVVLSGLLAMNFFEPLAEAIGGSDFLRERADVICLLGLFAAFVTGMRLACEQIAPRLLELPAPAYHGLRWVFGAATGYVTMAILLTALHVSPLPRTFLGFAPERGFSKPGGNLFDVDAPDRRWLAFTRYVSLNPLKKGGGNRLEDGNGTLLNTLSGFDNRTGYGWDAVTSDGSHAATKSMPSFVIRYADRRANGAGAAPAAPAAPAPGAQRSTGPAF
- a CDS encoding GspE/PulE family protein, encoding MTDAAFVRRPLPGFCRTLLFAASLLAALAVATSARGQDFGGPVAPSNPAVGDAAAAPGADPAAAADAVPGGVIDPNQLPPHPGGFWRGNGPGQQVGFYFALPLLALVLGAFFLWVATTAWADQDATSLKVRPEFWSTLLMLGGILGMGAIICLPNLLMGVVGYLVFAGGPLTAYIVERNARVPDSGKVMTKRHLSKVLNQWLNKVGMGLPTGGGKTEQTFGPPITFMGKSSTGNKYSTASARKVESSKGYVAAKELIYDAILRRSTDVHLEPQEEEMSVRVRVDGAMYPAEPFDRPTGEGIVNIFKVLSAMDITEKRRPQDGSFRADLDGRMIDFRIATAGTRHGEKMSLRILDQSNAVSSLQRLGMRKGLRERLEELINEPHGMVLCSGPTGAGKSTTLYASLNAIDKLQRNVITIEDPVEYQMDGINQIEINTKAGQTFAGTLRSVLRQDPDVVLLGEIRDKETAEIACQAANTGHMVFSTVHANDSITALFRLIELGVEPFMISNSLTAIVGQRLVRRLCEQCKQAYQPKPELVKKAGLPVDKIEAFYRPPRAESGACPKCGGLGYMGRVGVYEVLEINDRIRDLIRDKAAASQIRAEARKNGMLNMREEGLRLVVRGVTSIEELLKVVK
- a CDS encoding DUF2237 family protein, with the translated sequence MAAAADRPDDAPAARRKGKNVLGGPLRDCSHDPLTGWHRDGCCATGPGDAGVHVVCAVMTDEFLAFSKARGNDLSTPMPMHQFPGLKAGDHWCLCAPRWKEAFDAGQAPQVVLEATHMATLEYASLEELQQHAFA
- a CDS encoding DMT family transporter, with protein sequence MTTVSPGSDAASPLGENTAGEKSAGERAAGEGVKVEGRWVGIALLLATATLWSLAGVAVKVAGVEPLAFTSLRSVGAALIMLPLLGFGATLTGSARPAARLMWPTALCYTVMVGAFIVASAVGTAAEAILLQYSAPAWAAVMAWGLLGRRITRVQLAALGCAAAGVGVLLFHLWSEDRPSGPLAPALALLSGVGYAGVIVGLDAVDLDARRRTGGPVNVAAVVLWNNALAAAVLLPWAGRRGELSLSAATVAGLLALGVLQMALPYVLFQLGLRRVGPVAAGLILLIEPVLNPLWAYLGAGERPPPGSYLGGGLIVAAVAITVLAGRRRRLPPT
- the hisB gene encoding imidazoleglycerol-phosphate dehydratase HisB; translated protein: MPDPRTATIDRETGETTVSLTLNLDGSGAHDVATGVGFLDHMLELFARHGLVDLTVKATGDVHVDFHHTTEDVGICLGRALKEAVGEKTGIVRYGSIALPMEDALVTVALDLSGRPMLVWDVAFPAAKVGDFDTELVREFWQAVANAAGLNLHCVLHHGINAHHIAEAVFKGCARSLRAAVAVDPRQTGVPSSKGVL
- the hisC gene encoding histidinol-phosphate transaminase; this encodes MRVVPLVSPRPAVVPLAAYAPGEQPRGGGWVKLNTNELPFPPPPAAVEAIRAAAGERLNRYPDPTGLAFRQAAADRLGLEPDWILPGNGSDEILTLLIRTFCRSADSGGDGGGDLIVSPHPTYTLYRTLAEIQNCPFEAVPLNGDWSWNWERVEAVKQRARLFFVPVPNSPSGTVWPAETLERLIPDDGLLILDGAYADFEDGRLGLDLLNGPHGDRIVLTRTLSKSYGLAGLRMGFAAARPEVIAAMAKVKDSYNCDTLALAGGAAALRDADWLDETVRTVLAERERLTDGLTALGFDVQPSGGNFVFCTHPDGQHSARFDMLKERRILVRYFAFKAWPDGTPDGLRITVGTPAETDALLTALESFAV